The Garra rufa chromosome 8, GarRuf1.0, whole genome shotgun sequence genome has a segment encoding these proteins:
- the LOC141340755 gene encoding sterol 26-hydroxylase, mitochondrial-like produces the protein MFSNSLLRTRLFLCKLDYGGIKCLTSASLTRTTSTLIGDKQKTMDDLDGPSFLTSLYWLFGKGYFQTTHQMQIEHSKIYGPLWKSKYGPLVVVNVANADLIEQVLRQEGRYPIRTDMPHWRGYRKLRNHAYGPLTEMGSEWQRIRSILNPHMLKPKHVSSYTNAINGVVSDFIEKVAKLRMTTGNDVMVYDVAGELYKFAFEAAIRSSQAELHIVQVDRIMVLK, from the exons ATGTTTTCCAATTCACTGCTAAGAACTAGATTATTTTTATGCAAACTGGACTACGGTGGAATAAAATGCCTGACATCGGCATCCCTCACTCGGACAACCAGTACACTAATAGGTGATAAACAAAAAACCATGGACGACTTGGATGGTCCTAGCTTTTTGACATCATTATACTGGCTCTTTGGGAAAGGTTATTTTCAGACGACACATCAAATGCAG ATAGAGCACAGTAAAATCTACGGCCCCCTTTGGAAGTCCAAATATGGACCGCTGGTTGTTGTTAATGTGGCCAATGCAGACCTCATAGAACAGGTTCTCCGGCAAGAGGGTCGCTATCCCATCCGTACTGACATGCCACACTGGAGAGGTTACAGAAAACTCCGGAATCATGCCTATGGACCCCTCACAGA AATGGGATCGGAGTGGCAACGCATTAGAAGCATCCTGAATCCTCACATGCTGAAGCCTAAGCATGTGTCCTCCTACACCAATGCCATTAATGGTGTGGTGAGCGACTTTATTGAGAAGGTGGCTAAGCTTAGGATGACAACAGGCAATGACGTAATGGTGTATGATGTGGCGGGAGAACTGTACAAGTTTGCCTTTGAAG CTGCCATTAGGTCCTCACAGGCAGAACTTCATATTGTTCAAGTTGACAGGATAATGGTCTTGAAGTAG
- the LOC141340814 gene encoding ELL-associated factor 2-like: MNGTAYSNFDNQEHVLKLGETFEKQPKSAFHTVRYDFKPASIDTTCEGELEVGKGEQVTVTLPNLEGSTAPVTVFKGSKRPYMKECVLIVNHDTGEYRLEKLSSNIAVKKTRAEGSSKIQSRLEQQTSRLSQQMKTGSGSKAPSSTKSSPPKEKMSPSSPMDDIERELMAEARVMDQMSSGDSSSDSHSSSSSSSGDSSSSSDSEDENRPSHNAPPAPPQSSSSLSTSQSRVEEGSGHFMNTLKNDLQLSESGSESDDD, translated from the exons ATGAATGGAACAGCATATTCAAACTTTGACAATCAAGAACACGTTCTCAAACTAGGCGAAACTTTTGAGAAACAACCTAAAAGTGCATTCCACACGGTACGAT ATGATTTCAAACCAGCCTCCATAGACACAACATGTGAGGGGGAGCTGGAAGTAGGCAAAGGAGAGCAAGTTACAGTCACACTACCGAACTTAGAG GGATCCACGGCACCTGTTACTGTatttaaaggttccaaaaggcCTTATATGAAAGAATGTGTTCTCATTGTTAACCATGACACAGGAGAGTATCGTCTGGAGAAACTCAGCAGCAACATTGCGGTCAAGAAGACCAg GGCTGAGGGAAGCAGTAAGATTCAGTCACGGCTAGAGCAGCAAACCAGCAGGCTTAGTCAGCAGATGAAGACCGGCAGTGGAAGCAAGGCTCCATCTAGCACCAAGAGCTCGCCTCCTAAGGAGAAAATGTCTCCATCATCTCCCATGGATGATATTGAGCGAG AGCTGATGGCCGAGGCACGTGTCATGGATCAGATGAGCAGTGGAGACAGCTCCTCCGATTCCCACAGTTCCTCTTCCTCCAGTAGTGGGGACAGTTCCAGCAGTAGTGACTCAGAGGATGAGAATCGCCCCTCGCATAATGCGCCTCCAGCTCCTCCCCAGAGCAGCTCTTCCCTCAGCACATCTCAAAGCCGTGTGGAGGAGGGCAGCGGGCATTTCATGAACACACTCA aaaatgaTCTCCAGTTGAGTGAATCTGGGAGCGAAAGTGACGATGATTAA